Proteins found in one Candidatus Omnitrophota bacterium genomic segment:
- a CDS encoding glycosyltransferase family 4 protein produces MATTKRNIKALFLTKYSREGASTRYRFLQYFPYLEAEGVRCTFSSLTDASYLKNLYAIKRGTPGDYTRAFFRRVKAFLGVRKYDIVVIEYEILPYFPPVLETALKALKIPYIVNYDDAVFYRYSQSPKPWVRALLGNKIDVVMRNANLVIAGNQYLADYAAKKAGAPHVEILPTAVDIKRYPLISPRKENPIFTIGWIGSPSTAKYLTDIAPALARVCEGGRGKVVLIGSGPVKLEGLPAEVRPWSEETEVRDLESCDAGIMPLYDGLWEKGKCGLKTIQYMACALPVVVSPVGVNREIVEDGATGILASSNDEWVRALTTLRDDKALRGRLGLAGRKRVEERYSVQVAAPKFAKLIIEASGK; encoded by the coding sequence ATGGCGACGACAAAGAGAAATATAAAAGCGCTATTTTTAACGAAATATTCGCGCGAAGGCGCCAGCACCAGATACAGGTTTCTGCAATACTTCCCTTATCTGGAGGCCGAAGGCGTACGGTGCACCTTCTCATCGCTTACGGACGCGTCGTATTTAAAAAACCTCTACGCTATTAAAAGAGGAACGCCCGGTGATTATACTAGAGCGTTTTTCCGCAGGGTGAAAGCGTTCCTGGGCGTCCGTAAATATGATATAGTGGTGATAGAATATGAGATTTTGCCTTATTTCCCGCCGGTCCTGGAAACGGCCCTGAAGGCATTAAAGATCCCCTATATCGTCAATTACGATGACGCGGTATTTTACAGGTACAGCCAGAGCCCGAAGCCATGGGTGAGAGCGCTCCTGGGCAATAAGATAGACGTGGTGATGCGTAACGCGAACCTTGTCATTGCCGGTAACCAATATTTGGCTGACTATGCCGCGAAAAAAGCAGGGGCTCCCCATGTCGAGATACTGCCCACGGCAGTGGATATAAAAAGATATCCGCTTATCTCCCCGCGCAAAGAGAACCCGATATTCACGATCGGCTGGATAGGATCGCCGTCCACAGCGAAGTATTTAACCGATATCGCTCCGGCGCTTGCCAGAGTATGCGAGGGAGGTAGAGGCAAAGTGGTTTTAATCGGCTCAGGCCCTGTGAAGCTTGAAGGCCTCCCGGCTGAGGTTAGGCCATGGAGCGAAGAAACCGAGGTGCGGGACCTTGAGTCGTGCGATGCGGGGATAATGCCGCTTTACGACGGATTATGGGAGAAGGGCAAATGCGGGCTCAAGACCATTCAGTACATGGCGTGCGCTCTTCCCGTAGTCGTGTCCCCTGTAGGCGTAAACAGGGAGATCGTTGAGGATGGCGCGACCGGCATTCTGGCGTCTAGTAACGACGAATGGGTTCGCGCCCTTACAACGTTAAGAGATGATAAGGCATTAAGAGGCCGACTGGGACTTGCCGGGCGTAAAAGGGTGGAGGAGAGGTATTCGGTGCAGGTGGCTGCGCCAAAATTCGCGAAACTCATCATAGAAGCGTCTGGAAAATAA
- a CDS encoding aspartate carbamoyltransferase catalytic subunit: MNNKFVWTKKDLLGLEYLSAEEIKFILYTAGSFKEVTTRQIKKVPALRGKTVVNLFYEPSTRTRASFELAAKRLSADVLNIAVESSSVKKGETLMDTGKNIEALKIDIIVVRHNCSGAPQILARSVSSSIVNAGDGWHEHPTQALLDIFTLKEKLGKIEGLRVSIIGDIAHSRVARSNIWGLTKLGAKVTVCAPEMLIPEGIEKMGVKTTTNLDEALEGADAINVLRMQFERDAAVAFPSKLEYLKNYGITTERLAKCKKDIVVMHPGPINRGVEMSSEVADGKNSVILEQVTNGIAVRMAVLYLVSAAKDKPGGLK, encoded by the coding sequence ATGAATAATAAGTTTGTCTGGACCAAAAAGGACCTGCTGGGGCTCGAATATCTTTCAGCTGAAGAGATAAAGTTCATTTTATATACCGCCGGAAGCTTTAAAGAAGTGACGACCAGGCAGATAAAAAAAGTGCCCGCGCTTCGGGGCAAAACGGTCGTGAACCTGTTCTACGAACCGTCGACGAGGACCCGCGCTTCGTTTGAGCTAGCGGCAAAGAGGCTGTCGGCGGATGTTTTAAATATAGCAGTGGAATCGTCCAGCGTGAAGAAGGGCGAGACGCTGATGGACACCGGAAAGAATATAGAGGCCCTCAAGATAGATATAATAGTGGTGCGCCATAACTGCAGCGGCGCCCCGCAGATACTGGCGCGTTCGGTCTCCTCCAGCATCGTGAACGCGGGTGACGGATGGCACGAACACCCGACTCAGGCGCTCCTGGACATTTTTACGTTAAAAGAGAAACTCGGTAAAATAGAGGGCTTACGGGTCAGCATAATAGGCGATATAGCGCACTCCAGAGTCGCGCGTTCGAATATCTGGGGGCTGACCAAATTAGGCGCCAAAGTCACCGTCTGCGCGCCGGAGATGCTGATCCCCGAAGGTATAGAGAAAATGGGCGTTAAGACCACGACGAACCTCGATGAAGCATTAGAAGGGGCGGACGCTATAAATGTGCTCAGGATGCAGTTTGAGAGAGATGCGGCCGTGGCCTTTCCGTCAAAACTCGAATATTTAAAGAATTACGGTATCACCACAGAGAGGCTCGCCAAATGCAAGAAAGATATAGTGGTTATGCATCCAGGGCCCATCAATAGAGGTGTGGAGATGTCGAGCGAAGTGGCTGATGGTAAAAACTCGGTCATATTAGAGCAGGTGACCAACGGGATAGCGGTCAGGATGGCGGTCCTCTATCTTGTCTCAGCCGCCAAGGATAAACCCGGAGGCTTAAAGTAG
- the rsmI gene encoding 16S rRNA (cytidine(1402)-2'-O)-methyltransferase: MPGTLYIVSTPIGNLADMTLRGIETLKSVDLIAAEDTRHTRILLGHYQIATGMTSYFEYNKIQKTEYLLKILQEGKSVALVSDAGTPGISDPGYRVIRMCIDNKIPVVPIPGASGLLTALVVSGKPTDKFTFEGFLSNKPIKRKNQLKKLKSEERTAVLYESPHRILKLLADILEVYGDIEIVVARELTKKFEELRREKVTDALGHFKSASPRGEFIVII; encoded by the coding sequence ATGCCCGGGACTCTCTACATAGTCTCCACCCCCATTGGTAATCTGGCCGACATGACACTTCGCGGGATCGAGACATTAAAATCCGTGGATCTTATAGCCGCGGAGGACACTCGCCACACCAGGATACTGCTGGGCCACTATCAGATAGCCACCGGGATGACCAGCTACTTCGAATACAATAAGATCCAGAAGACAGAATATCTCTTAAAGATTTTACAGGAAGGGAAGTCGGTCGCCCTTGTCTCCGACGCCGGCACCCCCGGTATTTCAGATCCCGGATACAGGGTGATCCGGATGTGCATAGATAACAAGATACCGGTCGTACCGATACCGGGTGCGTCGGGCCTCTTGACGGCTCTCGTCGTATCGGGCAAACCCACCGATAAATTCACATTCGAGGGATTCCTGTCTAATAAACCCATAAAGAGAAAAAACCAGTTGAAGAAGCTTAAAAGCGAAGAGAGGACCGCGGTGCTCTACGAGTCGCCTCACAGGATACTTAAATTACTGGCGGATATACTTGAGGTGTACGGCGACATCGAGATTGTCGTAGCGAGGGAATTGACCAAGAAATTCGAGGAGCTCAGGCGAGAAAAGGTGACGGACGCGCTCGGGCATTTTAAATCCGCTTCGCCCCGGGGCGAATTTATAGTGATAATTTAA
- the nagA gene encoding N-acetylglucosamine-6-phosphate deacetylase produces MQIVNGQIILQSAIVKNTTLLIENGRIKRLGKAAAFHNADTIDAKGFFISPGFIDSHIHGDPAKIFPYEIRYGTTAIVPAISCGLPGDIARSVNSIKHFRDTDALGPSALGLRLEGPFISKEKSGAQDKRFIKPPSPRELRGIIKRCGGLLRIVTLAPELKGAGELIRILRKNGIIASMGHTNAGYEEGIKGIDAGMTHATHLFNGMRRVSSNEDSAAIACLADKHVWIEIICDLIHVRAALLRLAIAAKRKNIILITDSVRAEAHGCGISGGVYRLKDGTIAGSRLTMIEAVKNAVRSCGVQLKDAVAFATINPARLLGIDAFKGSIARGKDADIVIFDKNFDVKMTIARGKIAYRKRGF; encoded by the coding sequence ATGCAGATTGTAAATGGACAAATAATTTTACAAAGCGCCATAGTAAAAAATACCACCCTTCTTATCGAAAACGGCAGGATAAAACGCCTCGGCAAAGCCGCCGCATTTCATAATGCGGATACGATCGACGCGAAAGGTTTTTTCATCTCGCCGGGCTTTATCGATTCCCATATTCACGGCGATCCGGCGAAAATATTCCCATACGAAATAAGATACGGCACCACGGCGATAGTCCCCGCCATATCATGCGGCTTGCCCGGAGACATCGCGAGGTCGGTAAATTCGATCAAACATTTTAGAGATACCGACGCGCTTGGCCCTTCTGCGCTGGGCTTGAGGCTCGAAGGGCCATTCATCAGCAAAGAGAAATCGGGCGCTCAAGATAAAAGATTTATAAAGCCGCCCTCTCCGCGTGAACTCCGCGGGATAATTAAAAGATGCGGGGGTCTTCTAAGGATCGTGACTCTTGCGCCCGAGCTCAAAGGCGCCGGAGAGCTGATACGGATTTTAAGGAAAAACGGTATAATAGCGTCGATGGGGCACACAAATGCCGGTTATGAAGAGGGGATCAAAGGCATAGATGCCGGCATGACTCATGCCACGCATTTGTTTAACGGGATGCGCCGTGTTTCCAGCAATGAAGACAGCGCCGCGATCGCATGCCTGGCCGATAAACATGTCTGGATCGAGATCATATGCGATTTAATACATGTTCGGGCGGCATTATTGCGTCTGGCGATTGCCGCAAAGCGCAAAAATATAATATTAATAACCGACTCGGTGCGGGCTGAGGCGCATGGCTGCGGGATAAGCGGGGGAGTATACAGGCTAAAGGACGGCACCATAGCAGGCTCACGCCTTACGATGATAGAAGCAGTAAAGAACGCGGTGCGATCCTGTGGAGTCCAGCTCAAAGACGCGGTGGCTTTCGCGACGATAAATCCGGCCAGGCTCCTGGGCATTGACGCTTTTAAAGGATCCATCGCGCGGGGGAAAGATGCCGATATCGTAATATTCGACAAAAATTTTGATGTAAAAATGACGATCGCGCGTGGTAAAATAGCCTATCGGAAAAGAGGTTTTTGA
- the glmS gene encoding glutamine--fructose-6-phosphate transaminase (isomerizing): MCGIVGYVGSKKAQDVILKGLSRLEYRGYDSAGAAILNTAGKVSIVKKQGKLKVLASELSGNPIEGSVGIGHTRWATHGVPSDANAHPHRDCAGKIAVVHNGIIENYLKLKNELKKRGHKFVSETDTEVIPHLVEELYKNDLEEAVRRAVKMLKGSYAIAVIHKDEPWKVVGARLDSPLIVGVGKDENFLASDVPAILDYTHDVIYLDNYDIVTITKESVTVKDTAGRIVQKKPSRIKWDISQAEKAGYKHFMLKEIFEQGDVVEKIIDERIKDGRVEFDELKIKEADFKRFKNIAIVACGTAYHAGLTGKYMIEEYVKVPCLVDTSSEFRYRSPVVDKDTLVIIVSQSGETADSLAALREARKKGCKVLAICNVLGSSIAREAHGVIYTHAGPEIAVASTKAYTAQLAIFYLITLYLACIKRTISPPGLRTLIKEFKKCAALMNGLLDEYRSDYNILAAYAQEFKKYYHSKHNKSYFLYMARNINYPNALEGALKLKEISYISAEGYPAGEMKHGPIALIDENPWVVCIAVKSKTYDKMLSNIQEIKTRGGIVIAMVTEGDKEIMHHNVNYTIEIPSVEELFSPLLAVIPLQLLAYYVAFEFGYDIDQPRNLAKSVTVE, from the coding sequence ATGTGCGGAATAGTAGGATATGTGGGAAGCAAAAAGGCCCAGGATGTGATTCTGAAAGGCCTGAGCCGTCTTGAATACAGAGGCTATGATTCCGCCGGCGCGGCGATACTCAATACCGCCGGCAAGGTAAGCATAGTGAAGAAGCAGGGAAAATTGAAGGTTCTTGCCTCAGAACTTTCCGGCAACCCTATCGAAGGCAGTGTCGGAATAGGTCACACCAGATGGGCCACCCATGGCGTTCCCAGTGATGCCAATGCCCACCCTCACCGCGATTGCGCCGGAAAGATAGCGGTGGTGCATAACGGTATAATCGAGAACTATCTCAAGCTTAAGAACGAGTTAAAAAAGAGAGGGCACAAATTCGTCTCGGAAACGGATACCGAAGTAATACCTCATCTCGTGGAGGAGCTTTATAAGAATGACCTGGAAGAAGCGGTGCGTAGAGCCGTCAAGATGCTGAAGGGCTCTTATGCCATCGCGGTGATCCATAAAGACGAGCCGTGGAAAGTGGTAGGGGCCAGGCTCGATTCGCCTCTCATAGTCGGGGTCGGCAAAGACGAAAATTTCCTCGCAAGCGATGTGCCGGCTATCCTGGACTACACGCATGATGTCATATATCTCGATAATTACGATATAGTGACGATCACGAAGGAGTCCGTGACCGTGAAAGATACGGCGGGCCGTATTGTACAAAAGAAACCTTCCAGAATAAAATGGGATATAAGCCAGGCGGAAAAGGCCGGCTATAAACACTTTATGCTGAAGGAGATATTCGAACAGGGAGATGTAGTAGAAAAGATCATAGATGAAAGGATAAAGGACGGCAGAGTCGAATTCGACGAGCTTAAGATAAAAGAAGCGGATTTTAAACGTTTTAAGAATATAGCGATAGTGGCGTGCGGCACCGCCTATCATGCCGGGCTTACCGGCAAATATATGATAGAGGAGTATGTGAAGGTCCCCTGCCTCGTCGATACTTCAAGCGAGTTCCGCTACCGGAGCCCGGTGGTGGATAAAGATACGCTCGTCATCATAGTATCGCAGTCGGGCGAAACGGCGGATAGCCTTGCGGCCCTCAGAGAAGCCAGGAAGAAGGGATGTAAGGTGCTCGCGATCTGTAACGTGCTGGGCAGTTCGATCGCTCGAGAAGCTCACGGCGTCATATATACGCATGCTGGCCCCGAGATAGCGGTGGCGTCTACCAAGGCCTATACCGCGCAGCTTGCGATATTCTATCTGATCACGCTGTATCTCGCGTGTATCAAAAGGACGATCTCTCCACCCGGGTTAAGGACGCTTATCAAAGAATTTAAAAAATGCGCCGCGCTGATGAACGGGCTCCTGGACGAATACAGGTCCGATTATAATATACTGGCGGCGTATGCCCAGGAGTTTAAAAAATATTACCACTCGAAACACAATAAATCGTATTTCTTATATATGGCGCGCAATATAAATTATCCAAACGCGCTTGAGGGCGCGCTGAAACTGAAAGAGATATCTTATATCAGCGCCGAAGGGTATCCTGCCGGTGAAATGAAACACGGGCCGATAGCGCTTATCGACGAGAACCCGTGGGTCGTCTGTATCGCGGTAAAGTCAAAGACCTACGATAAGATGCTTTCGAATATACAGGAGATAAAGACGCGCGGCGGCATAGTGATAGCTATGGTTACCGAAGGCGACAAAGAGATAATGCACCATAATGTGAACTACACTATCGAAATACCATCGGTAGAAGAGCTCTTCTCGCCGCTTCTGGCGGTGATCCCGCTTCAGCTTTTGGCCTACTATGTGGCGTTTGAATTCGGGTATGATATCGATCAACCCAGAAATCTCGCCAAATCCGTAACGGTAGAATAG
- the gyrA gene encoding DNA gyrase subunit A — MYALNEKVTPRCIEEEMKDSYINYAMSVIVGRALPDIRDGLKPVHRRVLYAMRELGLEHNKPHKKSARIVGEVLGKYHPHGDASIYDTLVRMAQSFSLRYPLVDGQGNFGSIDGDSAAAMRYTEARLEHITDWMLLDIDKNTVDFAPNFDGSLEEPTVLPSCLPNLLVNGSSGIAVGMATNIPPHNLKEVADAIIHIIENPACEPKELLKKIKGPDFPTGGIIKGYEGIRNAYLTGRGLLRIHAKAFIEEMKSGKEAIIIKEIPYMVNKSNLIESIADLVQEKKIDGITDLRDESDKDGMRIVIELRRGAIARVVLNLLYKHTQMQQTFGVIMLALVDGRPKVLNLKDMLVEFIKHRKDIIVRRTRFDLEKAQDRAHILEGLKIALKNLDKIIKLIRESKDPQVAKAALIEKFDLSDKQAQAILEMQLQRLTNLEREKIDKEYLELIKKIEYYKSILDSEKLVLQIIKDETKELAEKFGDERRTEIAPEAEELEIEDLITEEDVVITMSHGGYIKRLPISSYRKQHRGGRGVAGADIKEEDFIEHLFVASTHDSLLFFTDKGVVHWLKVHEIPEAGRSSKGKAIINLLAIGPGEKISAFVPVREYKDGHFLVMATKTGSIKKTDLQAYSNPRKGGIIGMGLEKGDELIGVKMTNGSNEILLATREGKAIRFKEEQVRDMGRSAKGVRGIRLGKKDAVIAMEIVDPDQTILTVTGLGFGKRTLFKEYRLQTRGGKGIINIKVTGRNGEAVGLRTVSDKDELMLVTEKGMVVRCPVKDVRTTGRSTQGVRLMKLDAHDVVASMAKIVPEEETEKVVEAIPAAIPQDSVKAPEPQKAEVKETKKEPVKEAAPGKKPAAKPKAKKIKRK, encoded by the coding sequence ATGTACGCGCTTAATGAAAAAGTAACGCCCAGATGTATAGAAGAGGAGATGAAGGATTCGTATATAAATTACGCGATGAGCGTAATAGTCGGCAGGGCCCTGCCCGATATACGCGACGGGTTGAAACCCGTGCACAGGAGAGTGCTTTACGCTATGAGAGAGTTGGGGCTCGAACACAACAAGCCGCACAAGAAGAGCGCCAGGATCGTCGGAGAGGTGCTCGGTAAATATCATCCGCACGGAGACGCCTCCATCTACGATACACTTGTCCGCATGGCGCAGAGTTTCAGCCTGCGTTACCCGCTTGTCGACGGCCAGGGAAATTTTGGATCTATCGACGGAGATTCCGCGGCGGCGATGAGGTACACTGAGGCCAGGCTCGAACATATCACGGACTGGATGCTTCTCGACATCGACAAAAACACGGTCGATTTCGCGCCAAACTTCGACGGGTCTCTGGAGGAGCCGACCGTGCTGCCGTCATGCCTGCCCAACCTCCTGGTAAACGGCTCGAGCGGTATCGCCGTCGGAATGGCGACGAATATCCCCCCGCATAATTTAAAAGAAGTGGCGGATGCCATAATACATATAATAGAGAACCCCGCATGCGAACCCAAGGAACTATTGAAGAAGATAAAGGGACCCGACTTTCCGACGGGCGGGATAATAAAAGGATACGAGGGTATAAGGAACGCTTACCTGACGGGCCGCGGGCTCTTAAGGATACACGCGAAGGCCTTTATAGAGGAGATGAAGAGCGGGAAAGAGGCCATTATTATTAAAGAGATCCCGTACATGGTCAACAAATCAAACCTCATCGAATCGATCGCCGATCTCGTCCAGGAGAAAAAGATAGACGGTATCACGGACCTGAGAGACGAATCCGATAAAGACGGAATGCGTATCGTTATAGAGCTGAGGCGCGGGGCTATCGCGCGGGTGGTATTGAACCTGCTCTACAAGCATACCCAGATGCAGCAGACATTCGGCGTCATTATGCTGGCTCTCGTCGACGGGCGTCCCAAGGTCCTGAACCTGAAAGACATGCTCGTCGAATTCATAAAGCACAGGAAAGATATCATTGTGAGGAGGACGCGGTTCGATCTTGAGAAAGCGCAGGACCGGGCGCATATCCTGGAAGGCTTGAAAATTGCGCTCAAGAACCTCGATAAGATAATAAAGCTTATAAGGGAATCTAAAGATCCCCAGGTCGCGAAAGCCGCCCTTATCGAAAAGTTTGATCTTTCGGACAAGCAGGCGCAGGCGATCCTGGAGATGCAACTGCAGCGTCTCACAAATCTGGAGCGCGAAAAGATCGACAAAGAGTATCTCGAGCTTATAAAGAAGATAGAGTATTATAAGTCGATACTCGACAGCGAGAAACTGGTATTGCAGATCATCAAAGACGAAACTAAGGAGCTTGCGGAGAAATTCGGCGACGAGAGAAGGACTGAAATCGCTCCGGAGGCGGAGGAGCTCGAGATAGAGGATCTGATAACAGAAGAAGACGTTGTTATCACGATGAGCCACGGCGGCTACATTAAGAGGCTTCCGATCTCCAGCTATCGCAAGCAGCACCGCGGCGGCAGGGGCGTGGCCGGGGCCGATATAAAAGAAGAGGATTTTATAGAGCACTTATTCGTGGCCTCGACCCATGACTCGCTGCTCTTCTTTACCGATAAGGGTGTGGTGCACTGGCTTAAAGTTCATGAGATACCCGAAGCGGGGCGCAGCTCTAAAGGTAAAGCGATCATAAATCTTCTGGCAATCGGCCCCGGCGAGAAGATAAGCGCCTTTGTGCCCGTGAGAGAATACAAGGATGGGCACTTTCTCGTTATGGCGACAAAGACCGGTTCGATAAAGAAAACGGATCTTCAGGCCTATTCGAACCCACGCAAGGGGGGCATCATAGGTATGGGGTTGGAAAAAGGGGATGAGCTCATCGGCGTCAAAATGACCAACGGCTCCAATGAGATACTGCTCGCCACTCGCGAAGGCAAAGCCATACGCTTCAAGGAAGAGCAGGTGCGCGATATGGGCCGCTCCGCGAAAGGCGTGCGCGGAATAAGGCTGGGCAAGAAAGACGCCGTTATAGCCATGGAGATAGTGGACCCCGACCAGACGATCCTTACCGTCACGGGCCTGGGATTTGGGAAGAGGACCTTATTCAAGGAATACAGGTTGCAAACCCGAGGCGGGAAAGGTATTATAAATATTAAAGTTACGGGTAGGAATGGCGAGGCCGTGGGCTTAAGGACCGTTTCGGATAAAGACGAGCTTATGCTCGTCACCGAAAAGGGAATGGTGGTCCGCTGCCCGGTGAAAGACGTTCGTACCACAGGCCGTTCCACTCAAGGGGTCAGGCTGATGAAGCTTGACGCTCATGACGTGGTGGCGTCGATGGCTAAGATAGTGCCTGAAGAGGAAACGGAGAAAGTGGTAGAGGCCATTCCTGCCGCTATTCCTCAAGATAGCGTAAAAGCGCCTGAGCCGCAAAAAGCCGAAGTGAAAGAAACGAAAAAAGAGCCTGTCAAGGAAGCGGCTCCGGGAAAGAAGCCCGCGGCAAAGCCAAAGGCTAAAAAAATCAAAAGAAAATAA
- the pyrR gene encoding bifunctional pyr operon transcriptional regulator/uracil phosphoribosyltransferase PyrR: protein MKEKSKVMDKEAIDKALERIAHEIIEHFEDLDDIAVIGIKNRGAHLAQRLALKIGRITKKNPPVGALDITLYRDDLTQVAEQPVVHATEIDFTIEGRNIVLVDDVLFTGRTIRCALDALIDFGRPGCIQLAVLVDRGHRELPIKADYVGKNVPTSADELVEVRLAETDGKDEVVLCQKTS, encoded by the coding sequence GTGAAAGAGAAATCCAAAGTAATGGATAAAGAGGCGATCGATAAAGCGCTCGAGCGCATAGCCCACGAAATCATCGAGCATTTCGAGGATCTGGACGATATAGCGGTGATAGGAATAAAAAACCGCGGAGCACACCTGGCCCAGCGCCTTGCATTAAAAATAGGGCGTATCACAAAGAAGAACCCGCCCGTCGGAGCGCTCGATATAACTCTTTACAGGGACGACCTTACGCAGGTAGCGGAACAGCCGGTTGTCCATGCCACGGAAATAGATTTTACCATAGAGGGCAGGAATATAGTCCTGGTCGACGACGTTCTCTTCACCGGCCGTACGATAAGGTGCGCCCTTGACGCTCTGATAGATTTCGGCCGCCCGGGCTGTATACAGCTCGCCGTGCTCGTAGATAGGGGGCATAGGGAGCTTCCGATAAAAGCCGATTATGTAGGCAAGAATGTGCCGACATCCGCCGATGAGCTTGTCGAGGTAAGGCTTGCGGAGACAGACGGCAAAGATGAGGTTGTGCTTTGTCAGAAGACGTCCTAA